From the Pseudomonas putida genome, one window contains:
- the cinR gene encoding two-component system response regulator CinR — MKLLIVEDQARTGQYLSQGLSEAGFATELATDGETGQYLAVTGDHDLLILDVMLPGRDGWQILQAVRTAGLDTPVLFLTARDAVEDRVHGLELGADDYLVKPFAFSELLARVRSLLRRGASPSQDTTLTLADLRLDLIRRRAERAGTRIDLTAKEFALLELLLRRQGEVLPKSLIASQVWDMNFDSDTNVIEVAVRRLRLKIDDPHPNKLIHTVRGMGYVLEERQD; from the coding sequence ATGAAACTGCTGATCGTCGAAGACCAGGCCCGCACCGGCCAGTACCTCAGCCAAGGCCTGAGCGAAGCCGGCTTCGCCACCGAACTGGCCACCGACGGCGAGACTGGCCAGTACCTGGCCGTGACCGGCGACCACGACCTGCTGATCCTCGACGTGATGCTGCCCGGGCGTGACGGCTGGCAGATTTTGCAAGCCGTGCGCACTGCCGGCCTGGATACCCCGGTGCTGTTCCTCACCGCCCGCGACGCCGTCGAAGACCGTGTGCACGGCCTGGAACTGGGCGCCGACGATTACCTGGTCAAGCCGTTCGCCTTTTCCGAACTGTTGGCCCGGGTACGCAGCCTGCTGCGCCGCGGCGCCAGCCCCAGCCAGGACACCACCCTGACCCTGGCCGACCTGCGCCTGGACCTGATCCGCCGCCGCGCCGAACGGGCCGGCACACGCATCGACCTGACCGCCAAGGAGTTCGCCCTGCTCGAACTGCTGCTGCGCCGCCAGGGCGAGGTGCTGCCGAAATCACTTATTGCCTCGCAAGTGTGGGACATGAACTTCGATAGCGACACCAACGTGATCGAAGTGGCGGTACGCCGCCTGCGCCTGAAGATCGATGACCCGCACCCGAACAAGCTGATCCATACCGTGCGCGGCATGGGCTACGTGCTCGAAGAGCGCCAGGACTGA
- a CDS encoding cupredoxin domain-containing protein: MKHLFIAAALALVSLPTLADEAKTFAFGEPAPAAKATRTVEVVLKDIAFEPKSLHVKAGETVRFVVVNEGKLPHEFNLGDKTMHAEHQKEMIAMQGKMYNAAMQHEGMDHSQMGHAPAKPMDHGAHGHDGGNTVLVQPGQRAELTWTFRKAAPIEFACNVPGHYQAGMVGKLTIE, from the coding sequence ATGAAACACCTGTTCATCGCCGCTGCGCTAGCCCTGGTCAGCCTGCCCACCCTGGCAGATGAGGCGAAAACCTTCGCTTTCGGCGAGCCCGCCCCGGCAGCCAAGGCCACCCGTACCGTCGAAGTGGTGCTCAAGGACATCGCCTTCGAGCCCAAGAGTCTGCATGTGAAGGCGGGCGAGACCGTACGTTTCGTGGTGGTCAACGAGGGCAAGCTGCCCCACGAGTTCAACCTCGGTGACAAGACCATGCATGCAGAGCACCAGAAAGAAATGATCGCCATGCAGGGCAAGATGTACAACGCTGCCATGCAGCATGAGGGCATGGACCATTCGCAGATGGGCCATGCGCCCGCCAAGCCGATGGACCACGGTGCCCATGGCCACGACGGCGGCAACACCGTGCTGGTGCAGCCTGGCCAGCGCGCCGAGCTGACCTGGACCTTCCGCAAGGCGGCGCCGATCGAGTTCGCCTGCAACGTGCCGGGGCACTATCAGGCCGGTATGGTCGGGAAGCTGACCATCGAGTGA